From Echinicola soli, a single genomic window includes:
- the murD gene encoding UDP-N-acetylmuramoyl-L-alanine--D-glutamate ligase codes for MKRIAILGAGESGVGAALLAKVNGYEVFVSDGGSIKDSRKLQLEEAGIDYEEGGHESEKLVGFPELIKSPGIPYSHPVVKAAMEQGTPVIDELEFAFGFSQGKVIAITGTNGKTTTAMLTYHLMKNGGLDVGLGGNVGQSWASQLVHGDHDWWVLEVSSFQIDGFMTLRPKIAVLTNITPDHLDRYDYKMDNYIQAKLAVLKQMGEEDDFIYYREDQHIWRGMSSMNIRPKVHEVSLENIGKDGGLFNGAEVKLNFRNRMISIPESEMALKGNHNMLNVMCAATAALLAGVNEEALKAGLADFKNAPHRMEKVRELEGVTFINDSKGTNVDATVYALSTFKEPLIWIAGGVDKGNDYETLMPVVKDHVKVLICLGKDNDKLKAAFEGVIPEILETQDITSAVQWGLERGANGDVVLLSPACASFDLFKNYEDRGDQFKKAVNNLKLKAI; via the coding sequence ATGAAGAGAATAGCCATTTTGGGAGCAGGAGAAAGTGGGGTTGGCGCAGCATTGCTGGCCAAGGTGAACGGCTATGAGGTTTTTGTCTCAGACGGGGGCAGTATAAAAGACAGCAGGAAACTCCAGCTGGAGGAAGCAGGGATCGATTATGAGGAAGGAGGCCACGAATCGGAAAAACTGGTGGGTTTTCCCGAGCTGATCAAAAGCCCAGGAATTCCTTATTCACATCCAGTGGTAAAGGCAGCCATGGAGCAGGGAACGCCTGTCATTGACGAATTGGAATTTGCTTTTGGTTTTTCCCAAGGTAAGGTGATCGCTATTACAGGCACCAATGGAAAGACCACGACCGCCATGCTGACCTACCATTTGATGAAGAATGGTGGCTTGGATGTAGGGCTAGGAGGGAATGTAGGTCAGAGTTGGGCCAGTCAACTCGTACATGGTGATCATGACTGGTGGGTGCTGGAAGTAAGCAGTTTCCAGATCGATGGGTTTATGACCTTACGGCCAAAAATCGCGGTGCTGACTAATATTACCCCTGATCATTTGGATCGGTATGACTATAAAATGGACAATTACATCCAGGCCAAGTTAGCTGTGCTAAAACAAATGGGAGAGGAGGATGATTTTATTTATTACCGCGAGGACCAGCATATCTGGCGGGGAATGAGCAGCATGAATATTCGGCCTAAGGTACATGAAGTGTCCTTGGAGAACATTGGAAAAGATGGTGGCCTGTTCAACGGCGCAGAGGTGAAGCTCAATTTCAGAAATCGTATGATTTCAATTCCGGAAAGCGAGATGGCCCTTAAGGGAAACCATAATATGCTGAATGTCATGTGTGCCGCTACCGCTGCATTGTTGGCAGGGGTAAACGAAGAAGCATTGAAAGCAGGGTTGGCCGATTTTAAAAATGCCCCTCACCGTATGGAGAAAGTGAGGGAACTGGAAGGAGTGACCTTTATCAATGACAGCAAAGGCACCAATGTGGATGCAACGGTATATGCCTTATCCACCTTCAAGGAGCCGCTGATCTGGATAGCGGGAGGTGTAGATAAAGGCAATGATTATGAAACATTAATGCCGGTGGTGAAAGATCATGTAAAAGTTTTGATCTGCCTGGGCAAAGATAATGATAAGCTGAAGGCGGCTTTTGAAGGAGTGATTCCAGAGATTTTGGAAACACAGGATATTACGTCTGCAGTACAGTGGGGACTGGAAAGAGGAGCGAATGGAGACGTGGTGCTATTATCTCCGGCCTGTGCGAGTTTTGACTTGTTCAAAAACTATGAGGACCGCGGAGATCAATTTAAGAAAGCAGTAAATAACTTGAAGTTAAAGGCAATATGA
- the mraY gene encoding phospho-N-acetylmuramoyl-pentapeptide-transferase, with translation MLYHLFDYIDSAYDFPGTGVFRYISFRAGMAAMFSLIITITFGKSMINWIRRKQIGETVRDLGLEGQTEKKGTPTMGGLMMIAAIILPTLLFADVYNVYIILLLVTVIWLGGIGFLDDFIKVFRKNKEGLAGKFKIIGQIGIGIIVGATLYFHEDVVVREFQNPVSIEEGVVETPAFEDVKAMKTTIPFMKNNELNYENFLGFLGDDVTPYLYILLVIFIITAVSNGANITDGIDGLAAGTSAIIGLAIAIFAYISGNAIFSQYLNVMFIPNSGELVIFCAAFLGACVGFLWYNSFPAQVFMGDTGSLMLGGVIAVLCLTLRKELLIPVLCGIFVIENLSVIMQVSYFKYTKRKYGEGRRIFRMSPLHHHYQKGGVPESKIVTRFWIVGILLAIITLATLKLR, from the coding sequence ATGCTTTACCATCTTTTTGATTATATCGACAGTGCATACGACTTTCCTGGGACGGGGGTGTTTAGGTACATTTCCTTTCGTGCTGGGATGGCGGCAATGTTTTCACTGATCATTACGATCACATTTGGTAAAAGCATGATCAATTGGATCAGGAGGAAGCAGATCGGGGAAACCGTCCGTGACCTTGGTCTGGAAGGGCAAACCGAAAAAAAAGGAACCCCTACCATGGGCGGTTTGATGATGATCGCGGCGATTATCCTGCCCACTTTGCTTTTTGCCGATGTATATAATGTGTACATCATCCTGTTACTTGTGACGGTGATTTGGTTAGGAGGGATAGGTTTCCTGGATGATTTTATCAAGGTATTTAGAAAAAACAAAGAGGGGCTTGCCGGTAAGTTCAAGATCATCGGACAGATCGGCATTGGCATCATCGTAGGTGCTACCTTGTATTTTCATGAAGATGTGGTCGTTCGGGAATTCCAAAACCCCGTGTCCATCGAAGAAGGCGTAGTGGAAACTCCAGCTTTTGAAGATGTGAAAGCCATGAAGACTACTATTCCCTTTATGAAGAACAACGAGCTCAACTATGAGAACTTCTTGGGCTTCTTGGGAGATGATGTGACGCCTTATCTGTATATCCTGCTGGTGATTTTTATCATCACCGCAGTTTCCAATGGCGCGAACATCACTGATGGAATAGATGGCTTGGCAGCAGGTACTTCGGCGATCATAGGTTTGGCCATTGCCATCTTTGCCTATATCAGTGGCAATGCGATTTTCTCCCAGTACCTGAATGTGATGTTTATCCCCAATTCCGGTGAGCTGGTGATTTTCTGTGCCGCTTTCCTGGGAGCTTGTGTAGGGTTTCTTTGGTACAATTCCTTTCCGGCCCAAGTATTTATGGGAGATACGGGAAGCCTGATGCTCGGAGGGGTGATCGCCGTACTTTGCCTGACCTTGCGCAAGGAGCTGTTGATCCCAGTGTTATGTGGGATTTTTGTGATAGAAAATCTGTCTGTGATCATGCAGGTAAGCTATTTCAAATACACCAAAAGGAAATATGGTGAAGGCAGGAGGATTTTTCGTATGTCCCCCTTGCACCACCACTATCAAAAAGGTGGAGTTCCAGAATCCAAGATCGTAACCCGCTTTTGGATAGTAGGGATTTTGCTGGCCATCATTACTTTGGCAACATTAAAACTACGATAA
- a CDS encoding UDP-N-acetylmuramoyl-L-alanyl-D-glutamate--2,6-diaminopimelate ligase, with amino-acid sequence MKTLKDILYKVSLTSTTGDMEVVVKDIVFDSRKVSEGDVFVAAKGTQVDGHGFIARAISSGAIAIVCEDLPSELVSDITYVQVVDSAKSMGIMASNFYDHPTEKLKVVAVTGTNGKTTCVTLLHKLFMELGYMVGMLSTVENKINGEVIPATHTTPDSVAINKLMAQMVREGCTHCFMEASSHAIVQERMAGLKLAGAVFTNISHDHLDYHGTFDEYIKAKKKLFDELPKGAFALVNADDKRGMVMMQNTKANKHTFGLKYPTDFKAKVLSNTLQGLELDLNGRQAWFRMIGEFNAYNITSVMGVAILLGEEEEEVLRQLSSIKGAQGRFDQLNVEGITAIVDYAHTPDALENVLKTIQGVRTGVEKVITVVGCGGNRDKTKRPVMAKIATEMSDKVVLTSDNPRDEDPMAIIHEMEEGVNPVAYKKTVVIADRKEAIKTACVMAQKGDIILVAGKGHETYQEIKGVKYPFDDLKIVKELMELIHTK; translated from the coding sequence ATGAAGACATTAAAGGACATATTGTACAAAGTATCACTGACCTCTACTACCGGAGATATGGAAGTAGTGGTGAAGGATATTGTCTTCGATAGCCGGAAGGTAAGTGAAGGAGATGTTTTTGTGGCCGCCAAAGGAACACAAGTGGATGGGCATGGATTTATTGCCAGAGCCATTAGCAGTGGCGCTATAGCCATTGTCTGCGAAGACTTGCCCTCGGAATTGGTTTCGGACATTACCTATGTCCAAGTGGTCGATTCGGCAAAATCCATGGGCATCATGGCGTCTAATTTCTATGACCATCCCACGGAGAAGCTAAAAGTAGTGGCCGTAACGGGCACCAATGGAAAGACCACTTGTGTGACGCTATTGCACAAGCTCTTTATGGAGCTGGGATACATGGTGGGCATGTTGAGTACCGTCGAGAATAAAATCAATGGCGAGGTGATCCCGGCCACCCACACCACCCCTGATAGTGTAGCGATCAATAAGCTCATGGCACAAATGGTAAGGGAAGGATGTACCCATTGTTTTATGGAAGCAAGTTCCCATGCCATCGTGCAGGAGCGGATGGCAGGTTTGAAGCTTGCAGGAGCAGTCTTTACGAATATTTCCCATGACCATTTGGATTATCATGGGACGTTTGACGAATACATCAAAGCCAAGAAGAAGCTGTTTGATGAGCTTCCAAAAGGTGCTTTTGCGCTGGTCAATGCAGATGATAAACGAGGGATGGTGATGATGCAGAACACCAAGGCAAACAAACACACGTTTGGCTTAAAATACCCTACTGATTTTAAGGCCAAAGTGCTCAGCAATACGCTGCAAGGGCTGGAACTGGACCTAAATGGCCGTCAGGCTTGGTTTAGGATGATTGGGGAGTTTAATGCCTATAACATTACCAGTGTGATGGGAGTGGCCATTTTGCTGGGCGAAGAGGAAGAGGAGGTATTGAGGCAGTTGTCCAGCATCAAGGGGGCACAAGGGAGGTTCGATCAGCTGAATGTCGAAGGCATCACGGCGATTGTGGACTACGCCCATACACCGGATGCTTTGGAGAATGTGCTTAAAACCATCCAGGGCGTTCGTACAGGTGTCGAAAAGGTGATTACAGTGGTCGGATGCGGAGGAAACCGCGACAAGACAAAACGTCCGGTAATGGCCAAAATCGCTACAGAAATGAGCGATAAGGTGGTGCTGACTTCCGACAATCCGCGCGATGAGGATCCCATGGCGATCATCCATGAAATGGAAGAGGGGGTCAATCCTGTGGCATACAAAAAGACCGTGGTGATTGCTGACCGGAAGGAAGCAATCAAGACAGCCTGTGTCATGGCCCAAAAGGGGGACATCATTTTAGTGGCCGGAAAGGGTCACGAAACCTATCAGGAAATCAAAGGGGTAAAGTATCCATTTGATGATCTGAAAATTGTAAAGGAATTAATGGAATTGATACATACGAAATAA
- a CDS encoding penicillin-binding protein, which yields MNIKKSILLRVRLAFLAVVLFAGAILYRIAHVQFVDGDKWRQKADDINLQYRKVSATRGNIYSDDGSLLATSLPFYRVALDPGISDEDNYRAGIDSLSRKLSAFYKDKSANAYKRMINDARLEGRRYIVLNRRQIGYQEKQVMSTWPIFRNGRMGGGVIFEKVEKRYNPFKNLAGRTIGFLNEDHYGAGLEYSFNGYLEGKNGEALFQKIAGGTWKPVHDAEDIRPEDGYDVVTTIDINIQDVAESALLRQLLNKDAQYGCVVVMEVKTGHIKAIANLEKKDSGYGYGEYYNYAIGEQGLTEPGSTFKLLSILALLEEGKVNLTDTVNTGDGNYKFYNQTMRDAKYGGYGKLTVRQAFEKSSNVGISRLVDEQFGVDPAKFLGYVEQVGLDKPLGFQLKGEGVPYFKDPKNKKNWYGTTLPWMSIGYELKLTPLHTLTLYNAVANGGRAVKPMIVERIQRGNSVEEEYDTEVIRKSIASERTIGQLQELLEGVVVRGTARNINDSDYKIAGKTGTAQKLVNGRYTRKYYTSFAGYFPADKPKYSMIIVIDSPKGFNAYGGDVSAPVFKEIADKIYAQDLELNKDKEIASPKTRKGDDVFPYIQAGKVDELQMICNRFGLSNHYNGDEQWVQSSLVNHSISWKSNKVEAPVVPDVSGMTLRDALYVLENKGLKVNYSGSGRVKSQSIHAGSNVPKGGSIRIVLG from the coding sequence ATGAACATTAAGAAATCCATATTACTGAGGGTAAGACTAGCCTTTTTGGCGGTAGTGCTTTTTGCAGGGGCTATTCTTTACAGGATAGCCCATGTTCAGTTTGTGGATGGTGATAAATGGCGGCAGAAAGCCGATGATATCAACCTTCAGTACCGAAAGGTCAGTGCTACACGCGGGAATATCTATAGTGACGACGGAAGCTTATTGGCTACCAGTCTGCCCTTCTATCGGGTGGCACTGGATCCTGGTATATCCGATGAAGACAACTATCGGGCAGGGATCGATTCCTTATCCAGAAAGTTGTCCGCATTTTACAAGGATAAATCCGCCAATGCGTATAAGCGGATGATCAATGATGCACGCTTGGAGGGCAGAAGGTACATTGTCTTGAACAGGAGACAGATAGGTTACCAAGAAAAACAGGTGATGTCAACGTGGCCCATTTTCCGCAATGGAAGAATGGGGGGAGGCGTGATTTTCGAAAAAGTAGAAAAGCGCTATAACCCTTTCAAAAATCTGGCGGGAAGGACAATTGGCTTTTTAAATGAAGACCATTATGGTGCTGGGCTGGAATACAGCTTTAATGGCTATCTGGAAGGGAAAAATGGAGAAGCCCTCTTCCAAAAAATTGCAGGAGGCACCTGGAAGCCGGTGCATGATGCGGAAGATATCAGACCTGAAGATGGTTATGATGTGGTCACGACCATTGATATCAATATCCAGGATGTGGCAGAGTCTGCGCTGTTGAGACAGCTATTGAACAAAGATGCCCAATATGGCTGTGTGGTGGTCATGGAAGTGAAAACAGGGCATATCAAAGCCATTGCAAACCTGGAGAAGAAGGACAGTGGCTACGGTTACGGAGAATATTATAACTATGCCATCGGGGAGCAAGGACTTACCGAGCCTGGATCGACGTTTAAGTTGTTGTCCATATTGGCTTTACTCGAAGAAGGAAAGGTAAACCTGACCGATACAGTGAATACTGGCGATGGGAATTATAAGTTTTATAACCAGACCATGCGGGATGCTAAGTATGGAGGGTACGGAAAACTAACGGTCAGACAGGCGTTTGAAAAGTCCTCCAATGTGGGGATTTCACGATTGGTGGATGAGCAGTTTGGTGTGGATCCGGCCAAGTTTTTAGGCTATGTGGAGCAGGTGGGGCTGGATAAGCCTTTGGGGTTTCAGCTAAAGGGTGAAGGTGTGCCCTATTTTAAAGATCCCAAAAACAAGAAAAATTGGTACGGGACGACTTTGCCATGGATGTCCATTGGCTATGAGCTAAAGCTCACCCCGCTTCATACACTGACCCTATACAATGCCGTGGCGAATGGTGGAAGAGCGGTCAAGCCAATGATCGTGGAACGTATCCAGCGAGGAAACAGTGTGGAAGAAGAATATGATACTGAAGTGATCCGTAAGAGTATTGCTTCAGAAAGGACCATCGGGCAATTACAGGAATTGCTGGAAGGTGTCGTGGTCCGCGGAACAGCCCGAAATATCAACGACAGTGATTATAAGATTGCCGGTAAGACCGGTACTGCCCAAAAACTGGTAAATGGACGGTATACCCGGAAATACTATACTTCTTTTGCGGGATATTTCCCTGCCGATAAGCCAAAGTATAGCATGATCATCGTCATCGACAGCCCTAAGGGGTTTAATGCGTATGGAGGTGATGTGTCGGCACCGGTTTTTAAGGAAATCGCAGATAAGATTTATGCGCAGGACCTGGAGTTAAATAAGGATAAAGAAATTGCTTCTCCCAAAACACGGAAAGGAGACGACGTATTTCCTTATATCCAGGCAGGAAAAGTGGATGAGTTGCAGATGATTTGTAACCGATTTGGCCTTTCAAACCATTATAATGGTGATGAACAGTGGGTGCAGTCATCCCTGGTCAACCATTCCATCTCTTGGAAATCCAATAAAGTGGAAGCGCCCGTGGTGCCGGATGTTTCGGGGATGACATTACGTGATGCATTATATGTGTTGGAAAACAAAGGATTAAAAGTCAATTATTCTGGCAGTGGAAGGGTGAAAAGCCAATCCATCCATGCCGGATCCAATGTGCCCAAAGGAGGCTCAATACGAATCGTTTTAGGTTAA
- a CDS encoding FtsL-like putative cell division protein, which yields MEGNTFKKRIKKKGGNETRVSGKPANSRNVFALIEEKLKMSNILGEGIPVKLVPPFLYAAFIALIYIWSNHKAESTIREIEDLQQEVEDLRADVTTLEAEYMFSSKQSEVARKIKVLNIYEIEEPPKKIIRDK from the coding sequence ATGGAAGGGAATACTTTTAAAAAGAGAATAAAGAAAAAGGGAGGCAATGAAACCCGGGTGTCCGGGAAACCTGCCAATAGCAGGAATGTCTTTGCACTGATCGAGGAGAAGCTGAAGATGAGCAATATCCTGGGAGAAGGAATTCCGGTGAAGCTGGTCCCCCCTTTTCTGTACGCTGCCTTTATTGCACTGATTTATATCTGGAGCAATCATAAAGCAGAGAGTACCATACGGGAAATAGAGGATCTTCAGCAGGAAGTGGAAGACCTGAGGGCTGATGTCACCACACTGGAAGCAGAATATATGTTCAGCAGCAAACAATCAGAGGTGGCCAGAAAGATCAAGGTTTTAAACATTTACGAAATCGAAGAACCTCCAAAAAAGATTATCAGGGATAAATGA
- the rsmH gene encoding 16S rRNA (cytosine(1402)-N(4))-methyltransferase RsmH, which yields MSATAYHIPVMLHECVEGLAIRPDGVYVDLTFGGGGHSKEILKHLGPEGRLYGFDQDEDAVANAPDDDRFTFVQANFRDLARYLRLYGVSKVDGILADLGISSHQIDEPSRGFSTRFEGSLDMRMNQLGSVSARDVLNTYEEAALHRLFGMYGEVRNAKSLAQAVVAERANKPFETTEQFKQLLQKLAPRGREFKYFAQVFQALRIEVNDEMGALEDVLGQTVEVLKPEGRLVVMSYHSLEDRMVKNFVSKGKFQGEVEKDFYGNLIRPLEPVSRKAIQARPEEVTKNNRARSAKLRIAKKV from the coding sequence ATGAGTGCAACAGCGTATCATATTCCAGTAATGCTCCACGAGTGTGTGGAGGGCTTGGCCATTCGCCCAGATGGGGTCTATGTGGACCTAACCTTCGGTGGAGGAGGCCATTCCAAAGAAATTCTTAAACACTTAGGGCCAGAAGGTAGGCTGTATGGTTTTGACCAGGATGAGGATGCTGTCGCAAACGCTCCTGATGACGACCGGTTTACATTTGTCCAGGCCAACTTTAGGGATTTGGCAAGGTACCTCCGGCTGTACGGAGTGAGTAAAGTGGACGGGATTTTGGCCGATCTTGGGATTTCCTCCCACCAGATCGATGAGCCTTCCAGAGGGTTCAGTACCCGTTTTGAAGGGAGTTTGGATATGCGAATGAACCAGTTGGGCAGTGTGTCTGCCCGCGATGTGCTCAATACTTATGAGGAAGCAGCTCTCCATAGGCTTTTTGGGATGTATGGGGAAGTGAGAAATGCCAAATCCCTGGCACAGGCGGTGGTGGCAGAGCGGGCAAATAAGCCTTTTGAAACCACAGAGCAGTTCAAGCAACTGCTGCAGAAGCTGGCACCAAGGGGAAGGGAATTCAAATATTTTGCCCAGGTCTTTCAGGCTTTGCGGATCGAGGTGAATGATGAGATGGGGGCGCTGGAAGATGTGTTGGGGCAAACAGTAGAGGTGCTAAAGCCTGAGGGACGATTGGTGGTGATGAGCTACCATTCCCTTGAGGATAGAATGGTAAAGAATTTTGTCAGCAAAGGGAAATTTCAGGGAGAGGTAGAAAAGGATTTTTATGGAAACCTGATTCGTCCACTGGAGCCGGTAAGCAGAAAGGCCATTCAGGCTCGTCCTGAGGAGGTCACCAAGAACAACCGTGCGAGAAGTGCCAAATTGAGAATTGCAAAAAAAGTATAG
- the mraZ gene encoding division/cell wall cluster transcriptional repressor MraZ, whose protein sequence is MGNFSSEYYCKLDAKGRLVLPAKLKAALPDTFGNELVMRRGFDPCLVLYPLNEYRKLDNKVSALDDFDPKQRNFKRSFYRGNTEIELDTAGRFLIPKPLLGFAGISKEVIVVGMGKTIEIWDPERYDNFLINDPEVFADQAREYLSDTK, encoded by the coding sequence ATGGGGAATTTCTCTAGCGAATATTATTGCAAGCTTGACGCCAAAGGACGTCTGGTTTTGCCTGCCAAACTAAAGGCGGCATTGCCGGATACTTTTGGTAATGAGCTTGTTATGCGCAGGGGGTTTGACCCGTGTTTGGTGCTCTATCCCTTGAATGAGTACCGTAAATTGGACAATAAAGTGTCTGCACTGGATGACTTTGACCCCAAGCAGAGGAATTTCAAGCGGAGCTTTTACCGTGGAAACACAGAAATTGAGCTGGACACTGCGGGTAGGTTTTTGATCCCCAAGCCATTGCTGGGGTTTGCTGGTATAAGCAAGGAAGTAATAGTGGTGGGCATGGGGAAGACCATTGAGATCTGGGATCCTGAGCGATATGATAATTTCTTGATAAACGATCCTGAAGTGTTTGCCGATCAGGCAAGAGAGTATTTGTCAGATACTAAATAA
- a CDS encoding polyprenyl synthetase family protein has translation MKPDLKHIQAPIAEEMIDFEKKFRSFMKSKVKLLDHITSYIVKRKGKQMRPMFVFLTAGVAGGISESTYRGAALIELLHTATLVHDDVVDDANYRRGFFSVNALWKNKIAVLVGDYLLSRGLLLSVDNGDFDLLKEVSNAVREMSEGELLQIAKARNLDITEEVYYTIIRQKTASLIASCCAVGALTSGADHGTVERMREFGEKVGMAFQIKDDLFDYGEDEVGKPVGIDIKEKKMTLPLIYALNHASWTDKKRIIYLIRNKNEDKKAVNQVIEFVKASGGLEYAQEVMTRFFDEALAILEGQPSSDYKESLANLVKYTIERKK, from the coding sequence ATGAAGCCAGACCTTAAACATATCCAAGCCCCCATTGCGGAGGAAATGATCGACTTCGAAAAGAAGTTTCGTTCTTTTATGAAGAGCAAGGTCAAGCTTTTGGACCACATCACCAGTTATATCGTCAAGCGCAAAGGCAAACAAATGCGGCCTATGTTTGTGTTTCTCACAGCAGGGGTGGCGGGAGGTATCAGTGAATCCACTTACCGCGGTGCGGCGTTGATCGAATTGTTGCATACCGCGACGCTGGTGCATGATGATGTGGTGGATGATGCCAATTACCGTCGGGGATTTTTTTCGGTTAATGCACTATGGAAAAATAAGATTGCGGTACTGGTGGGGGATTATTTATTGTCGAGAGGTTTGCTCCTCAGTGTCGACAATGGCGATTTTGACTTGCTGAAAGAAGTTTCCAATGCCGTGAGGGAGATGAGTGAAGGGGAGCTGCTGCAGATCGCCAAAGCCCGTAATCTGGACATCACAGAGGAAGTATATTATACCATTATCCGACAAAAAACCGCTAGTTTGATTGCGTCATGTTGTGCCGTGGGCGCTCTGACATCCGGTGCAGACCATGGGACGGTGGAGCGAATGCGGGAGTTTGGGGAGAAAGTGGGAATGGCATTTCAGATCAAGGACGATCTTTTTGACTATGGGGAAGATGAGGTAGGCAAACCAGTGGGGATTGACATTAAAGAGAAGAAGATGACCCTTCCCCTGATCTATGCCTTAAACCATGCAAGCTGGACGGATAAGAAACGCATCATTTACCTGATACGCAATAAGAACGAGGACAAAAAGGCTGTCAATCAAGTGATTGAGTTTGTAAAGGCTTCGGGAGGGCTGGAGTATGCCCAGGAAGTGATGACCCGGTTTTTTGACGAGGCCTTGGCGATTTTAGAAGGGCAGCCAAGTTCGGACTACAAAGAATCTTTGGCCAATTTGGTAAAATATACCATTGAGCGTAAAAAGTAA
- a CDS encoding lipid A deacylase LpxR family protein, with the protein MKKLKIIFFFLCFLSLIASFSFGQTDTGAIRKHQFSLRVDNDALAFSHFDRYYTNGVFFGYSHYLSKKGRLNVTISQQIYTPERYTSNDIRIYDRPYAGVLYGEVGYQRFINRGWLSGNLLFGKIGPGSKAEDVQVWYHTLFGFPQPRGWKYQIQSGALANVKLEGAVNVFREGKVDFWLQPRIALGNYDRSLGITPSFRIGKFNRAPESFIAGSRVGKAGKRELYFQGGASFRRVYWNATLQGTKKSFAFDLATMDPIRNVNEFFGQLVLAYPKVGFAYRFFYRTQETSLAEGQFLGSMYFYYTF; encoded by the coding sequence TTGAAGAAGCTCAAAATAATCTTCTTTTTCTTATGTTTTTTGAGTTTGATTGCCTCTTTTTCCTTCGGGCAAACAGATACGGGAGCAATAAGAAAGCACCAGTTTTCCTTGCGTGTAGATAATGACGCACTGGCGTTTTCCCATTTTGACCGTTACTATACCAATGGAGTGTTTTTTGGATACAGTCATTACTTGTCAAAAAAGGGCAGGTTAAATGTGACCATTTCCCAGCAGATTTATACCCCTGAGCGGTACACCTCTAATGATATCAGAATATATGATCGCCCATATGCGGGGGTGCTTTATGGGGAAGTCGGTTATCAGCGCTTTATCAACCGTGGATGGCTATCGGGCAATTTGCTTTTTGGGAAAATAGGGCCTGGTTCCAAAGCAGAGGATGTGCAAGTGTGGTACCATACCCTTTTTGGATTTCCTCAGCCCAGAGGCTGGAAGTACCAGATCCAAAGTGGTGCCTTGGCGAATGTCAAGCTGGAGGGCGCAGTCAATGTATTTCGGGAAGGAAAAGTTGATTTTTGGCTCCAGCCAAGGATAGCCTTGGGGAATTACGACCGGAGTTTGGGGATTACTCCCTCCTTTAGAATAGGGAAGTTTAATCGTGCTCCGGAGAGTTTTATAGCGGGTAGCCGAGTGGGAAAGGCGGGTAAAAGGGAGCTTTATTTCCAAGGTGGAGCAAGTTTTAGGCGGGTGTATTGGAATGCAACCTTACAGGGGACCAAAAAATCCTTTGCATTTGATTTGGCCACGATGGACCCAATAAGAAATGTCAATGAATTTTTTGGGCAGTTGGTGCTAGCGTACCCAAAAGTGGGATTTGCTTACCGGTTCTTTTACCGGACACAAGAAACCTCACTGGCAGAAGGTCAGTTTTTAGGAAGTATGTATTTTTATTATACTTTTTGA